Part of the Scyliorhinus canicula chromosome 13, sScyCan1.1, whole genome shotgun sequence genome, AACTTGAACTCACCAACACTACCCTCCAAATCAGACACCTTATCCTCCTGacactcctctccctcctccactgcagctgccatgccacattgctgtgaggtATTCACCTCCGCCCCTTCCTCATCAGCCCTTTCAGGAATCTCGGACGCTGCTGCCAACTCTCCTTCATCACTATCTGATGTGTCCATGGACACATGTGTACCTGTCAGAGGAAGAAAAtcacaattattatttttgtcaAATAAATTAACTCTCCTCCTGATGGTTTAAACACTCAGTTGCTGACATCACCTTCGCTCATCCCCATGTCTGATCCACCATTGGTTATCGTGGGGTTGGAGAGGTCAAGCAGCTTCTTCGAAAACTCCTCCTGTTCCGTCAGCTCCTTGATGTACGGAACCCGCCCTCCAGTCACTGAGTGCTCctgggtgttatgggccagttTTACCTGAAGGAAGAGATGAAGAAGAAATCATTGTCCAGACTTTGCTGTGCTGTCTTGAGATACCTTTTCCGAGTGCAGGAGATAGTTTTCAGCTTGTCCCCAGGGGGACTTCTGATTAAAGATGAATCTTGTGACAAAGTTAGAGCCAACACCAACATTTTACAAAGCTCACAAAATTAGGAAAGAAACATGATGTGATATTTCTATATTTTCAACTCAAAAAATGGgatttaaaatgtaaaaaaataacATATATATTTAATATTGAGATATTGTTCTCTTGTCCATCACAGGGAAACGTGTGCAGGAGATTCAATACAGATCGATGTCTTCTGGTGATGCTTGCTGATCTGGTCAAAGATTAAATTGACTTTCTTGAAATGATTAGACTGTTGGTGGGAGAGGTTTGAGGCAGACACTGCTGAGACAGCTTTGGAAGGGCAGCTCCCCTGTGTGAACACTGGAGGGTAAACAACACAGACAACTCTCAGTGTAAGGGAAACAGGTGAGCCGCATTGTGAACGCACTCAAGTCTGTGATGGTCTGATGACTGAGATTTTTTCACACACCTCGCATATAACTGGTTTCTCACAAGTGTGTGCAGATGGCTGATTAATCAGAGAATTATTTTTTTGCATACCATACACGTGCATGGTTTCActcctgtgtgaatgtgttgctgtGTGCAGAGGGAAGGTGACTCGAAATTACTTGTCACATACCGTACGTGTGACCATGATGGTATACGCAAGGAGCCAACGAGTCCAAGAATACTTTGTCACATACCTTGCATCGGAAGGGTTTTTCCGCTACGTGAGTGAGTCGGTGTTTACGGAGGGTCGATGACTGTgtaaatgatttgtcacacatctcgcacgtgaatggtttctcccctgtgtgaaggcGTTGGTGTTCACGGAGATTCCATAACttggagaatgatttgtcacacgtTTTGCATAGgaagggtttctcccctgtgtgaacattTTGGTGTTTACGGAGGATCGATGATTGTGTGAATGATTTATCACACACATCACATGAAAatggtttctctcctgtgtgaacacgttgatgtctGTGGAGGTTCCATAACtgcgagaatgatttgtcacacatttTGCAAGCAAAGGGTTTCTCCCCAACATGAAGACGTTTGTGTTTATAGAGGCTTGTTGACAGtgtgaatgatttgtcacacacctcgcaCGTTAAGGGTTTCTCCCCAATGTGAATCCTCTGGTGTGTTAGAAGGTTGTCATTTCGGCTGAAAGTCATCGCACAAACATCACATCTGAAgggtttctccccggtgtgacaACGTTTATGTGCACTGAGGTTTGTTGACCGTgcaaatgatttgtcacacacctcgca contains:
- the LOC119976285 gene encoding zinc finger protein 2-like, with amino-acid sequence MCDKSFSLSLPLHKRLNSGEKLFTCEVCDKSFTRSSRLSEHKHLHTGEKPFTCKVCNKSFSLSSYLRLHQRLHTGEKPFTCEVCDKSFARSTNLSAHKRCHTGEKPFRCDVCAMTFSRNDNLLTHQRIHIGEKPLTCEVCDKSFTLSTSLYKHKRLHVGEKPFACKMCDKSFSQLWNLHRHQRVHTGEKPFSCDVCDKSFTQSSILRKHQNVHTGEKPFLCKTCDKSFSKLWNLREHQRLHTGEKPFTCEMCDKSFTQSSTLRKHRLTHVAEKPFRCKVKLAHNTQEHSVTGGRVPYIKELTEQEEFSKKLLDLSNPTITNGGSDMGMSEGTHVSMDTSDSDEGELAAASEIPERADEEGAEVNTSQQCGMAAAVEEGEECQEDKVSDLEGSVGEFKLNIVACVKEEACDALAAVVEGGRSESSGGEELTALGVEAPLSPRAHGQHQAHAAGEENEDDLKPPECFHQEQVESAESYQATSNLPEQTLTEFKTDINQHLQRNNEILQYHLQRNNEILQHHLQRDNEILQHHLQKNNEILQQHLQRNNEILQQQNGSPCQLLQ